Proteins encoded in a region of the Flavobacteriaceae bacterium HL-DH10 genome:
- a CDS encoding outer membrane beta-barrel protein, producing the protein MNNLKNFHKYFRINSGVSKNLFYILMIAICIPAATMAQTTEGVGVKAGLNYNSNGNYFQSISTNAQNPDRNVGYHFGLFGKIGKEIYFKPELVYTSTKSDYNDDSFKMQKIDAPLLVGIKVLGPISVFGGPSFQYILDSEFDGIAINDIENDFSVGLNFGIALNLNKIGIDLRYERGFSKNEATFLQNNSINPDRLDTRPDQLILSLSLIL; encoded by the coding sequence ATGAACAATTTAAAAAACTTCCACAAGTACTTTAGAATCAACAGTGGTGTAAGCAAAAATTTATTTTACATTTTAATGATTGCCATTTGCATACCAGCTGCTACAATGGCTCAAACTACTGAAGGTGTTGGAGTTAAAGCTGGTTTAAATTACAATTCTAACGGTAATTATTTTCAATCTATTAGTACAAATGCACAAAACCCAGACCGAAATGTTGGCTACCACTTTGGTTTATTTGGAAAAATAGGAAAAGAAATATACTTTAAACCAGAGCTCGTTTACACTAGTACTAAGAGTGATTATAATGATGATAGCTTTAAAATGCAAAAAATTGATGCGCCTTTATTAGTAGGTATAAAGGTTTTAGGACCTATTAGTGTTTTTGGAGGTCCGTCATTTCAATATATACTAGATTCAGAATTTGATGGTATAGCCATAAATGATATTGAAAACGATTTTTCTGTTGGTTTAAACTTTGGCATAGCATTAAACCTGAATAAAATTGGTATTGATTTAAGATATGAAAGAGGATTTAGTAAAAATGAAGCCACTTTTCTGCAGAATAACTCTATAAATCCAGACAGACTAGATACCCGTCCAGATCAACTAATTTTAAGTTTATCTTTGATTTTATAA
- a CDS encoding RNA-binding S4 domain-containing protein, which yields MRIDKYLWCVRYYKTRTLATTACKKGQVRVNNEIVKPSREVFAQDIIGIRKNQINYRLTVNDIPDSRVGAKLVDLYRTDTTPKEQFEAQELLKYSKDYYRKKGVGRPTKKDRRDIDDFTDETSFTDT from the coding sequence ATGCGTATAGATAAGTATTTATGGTGTGTTAGATATTACAAAACTAGAACACTTGCTACAACGGCCTGTAAAAAAGGACAGGTAAGAGTAAATAATGAAATTGTTAAACCAAGCAGAGAAGTTTTTGCCCAAGACATTATTGGCATTAGAAAAAATCAAATAAACTACAGATTAACCGTAAATGATATTCCCGATAGTAGAGTTGGCGCTAAATTAGTTGATCTTTATAGAACGGACACCACGCCTAAAGAACAATTTGAAGCACAAGAGCTTTTAAAATACTCTAAAGATTATTATAGAAAAAAGGGTGTTGGCAGACCTACAAAAAAAGATAGAAGAGATATTGATGATTTTACTGACGAAACCTCCTTTACTGATACTTGA
- a CDS encoding LptF/LptG family permease — protein sequence MKILDWYILKRYLFTFTMMLLLFIPIGITVHLAEKIGKILEQDVPLNEVLWYLLDFTIYFAHLLFPLFLFLSVIWFTSKLANNTEIIAFLSSGVSFTRFLRPYLIGSSIVAILAIILGLFLAPKASEGFNDFSFKYFKTGKSAVENRNVFKQINDNEIVYVSRFDVKNSIGHDFTLEHFEGNELKYKISASNIKYVEADTTYRLTNYVKRDILEREDELEIIKTKDTLFTFQVDDLIPEVYAAETKMYGELKRFIEKEKMSGSSNVGRFQLVLYRKWSLPASVFILTIIAVAVSSMKRRGGMGVNLAVGICIAMVFVFFDKIFGVMAEQSDFSPLVAVWFPNVIFGILAAYLLYNAKR from the coding sequence GTGAAGATTCTAGATTGGTATATATTAAAGCGCTATTTATTCACATTTACTATGATGCTTTTACTGTTTATTCCTATTGGAATTACGGTTCATTTAGCTGAAAAAATTGGTAAAATTCTTGAGCAGGACGTGCCGTTGAATGAGGTGCTCTGGTATCTTTTAGATTTCACTATCTATTTTGCACACTTGTTATTTCCATTATTCTTGTTTTTATCTGTTATTTGGTTTACTTCAAAACTAGCTAACAATACAGAAATTATTGCTTTTCTTAGTTCTGGAGTATCTTTTACTAGGTTTTTAAGGCCTTATTTAATAGGATCTTCAATAGTCGCCATACTTGCTATTATTCTTGGTTTGTTTTTAGCGCCTAAAGCGAGTGAAGGTTTTAATGATTTTTCTTTTAAATATTTTAAAACAGGTAAAAGTGCCGTAGAAAACAGGAATGTGTTCAAACAGATAAATGATAATGAAATAGTATATGTTAGTCGTTTTGATGTAAAAAATAGTATTGGTCATGATTTTACATTAGAGCATTTTGAAGGAAACGAACTTAAATATAAAATTTCAGCGAGTAATATAAAGTACGTGGAGGCTGATACCACTTATAGGTTAACCAATTATGTAAAAAGAGATATTCTTGAAAGAGAAGATGAATTAGAAATTATAAAGACAAAAGATACGCTTTTTACTTTTCAAGTTGATGATTTAATACCTGAAGTTTATGCAGCTGAAACAAAAATGTATGGCGAATTAAAACGGTTTATTGAGAAAGAAAAAATGAGTGGTTCATCAAATGTAGGGCGCTTTCAATTAGTTTTATATAGAAAATGGAGTTTACCTGCATCGGTATTTATCTTAACAATTATAGCAGTCGCAGTATCTTCAATGAAAAGAAGAGGAGGTATGGGGGTTAATTTAGCTGTTGGTATTTGTATTGCTATGGTTTTTGTGTTTTTCGATAAAATTTTTGGGGTTATGGCAGAACAATCTGATTTTTCACCATTGGTAGCTGTTTGGTTTCCTAATGTCATTTTTGGTATTTTAGCAGCTTACCTTCTGTATAATGCTAAACGCTAA
- the tgt gene encoding tRNA guanosine(34) transglycosylase Tgt — protein sequence MKFELKAKDPQSKARAGKITTDHGVIETPIFMPVGTVATVKGVHQRELKDDINPDVILGNTYHLYLRPQTTVLEKAGGLHKFMNWDRNILTDSGGYQVYSLSANRKIKEEGVRFKSHIDGSYHTFTPENVMEIQRSIGADIIMAFDECTPYPCDYNYAKRSMHMTHRWLDRCINHLEKTPLKYDYNQAFFPIVQGSTYKDLRMQSAEYIANSGAVGNAIGGLSVGEPAEEMYAMTDIVCNILPEDKPRYLMGVGTPINILENIALGVDMFDCVMPTRNARNGMLFTAYGSINIKNLKWAEDFSPIDEMGITFVDTEYSKAYLRHLFTVNELLGKQIATIHNLGFYLWLVREARKHILAGDFYAWKEKMVKQMNNRL from the coding sequence ATGAAATTTGAATTAAAAGCTAAAGATCCTCAAAGTAAAGCAAGAGCGGGTAAAATAACAACAGACCATGGTGTTATAGAAACCCCTATATTTATGCCTGTTGGTACGGTAGCTACAGTTAAAGGTGTACATCAACGTGAGTTGAAAGATGATATAAATCCAGATGTTATTTTAGGAAATACCTATCATTTATATTTAAGGCCACAAACTACTGTTCTTGAAAAAGCAGGAGGGCTACATAAATTTATGAATTGGGATAGGAATATTTTAACCGATTCTGGAGGTTATCAAGTGTATTCGCTTTCTGCTAACAGAAAGATAAAGGAAGAAGGAGTTCGATTCAAATCCCATATAGATGGAAGTTATCATACGTTCACACCAGAAAATGTGATGGAAATTCAGCGTAGTATAGGCGCCGATATTATTATGGCTTTTGATGAGTGTACGCCATATCCATGTGATTATAATTATGCAAAACGATCGATGCACATGACACATCGTTGGTTAGATCGTTGTATAAATCATCTAGAAAAAACACCTTTAAAATACGATTATAATCAAGCTTTTTTTCCAATAGTGCAGGGGAGCACTTATAAAGATTTACGTATGCAATCGGCTGAATATATTGCAAATTCTGGAGCTGTAGGTAATGCTATTGGCGGATTATCTGTTGGAGAACCAGCAGAAGAAATGTATGCGATGACCGATATAGTTTGCAACATTTTACCAGAAGATAAACCAAGGTATTTAATGGGTGTGGGAACGCCAATCAATATTTTAGAAAATATAGCGTTAGGTGTAGACATGTTTGATTGTGTTATGCCCACACGTAATGCAAGAAATGGTATGTTATTTACAGCTTATGGTTCTATAAATATTAAAAATTTAAAATGGGCCGAAGATTTTTCACCTATAGATGAAATGGGAATTACATTTGTAGATACCGAATATAGTAAGGCATATTTACGACATTTGTTTACAGTTAATGAATTGTTAGGTAAACAAATAGCTACCATACATAATTTAGGTTTCTATTTATGGTTGGTTCGAGAAGCAAGAAAACATATATTAGCAGGAGATTTTTATGCTTGGAAAGAAAAAATGGTAAAACAAATGAATAATAGGTTATAA
- a CDS encoding DMT family transporter, which translates to MLNAKLKNYFHLHFLVFIAGFTAILGDLISLEAIPLVWFRMVIAFVLMFIYIKISSIKLKINLKSVLRLSIAGVIIALHWITFFASIKESNISIALAMFSTGAFFASLIEPIIYKRTIIWYEILFGIIVIIGVFIILQSEIRYLKGIMLGILSAFFSSLFAVLNGVFLKRHTATVISFYEFLSGVLFISLYILFFGEGFSFEFFNLSQLDFVYLFILASICTAYAFIASVYVMKLISPYTVVLTYNLEPVYGIIIAFILFPEKERMSAAFYYGASIIIAIVLLNGLIKNSSIVKRKQS; encoded by the coding sequence ATGCTAAACGCTAAGCTTAAAAATTATTTTCACTTACATTTTCTGGTTTTTATTGCTGGGTTTACAGCCATTTTAGGAGATCTTATTTCTCTAGAAGCGATCCCTTTAGTGTGGTTTAGAATGGTTATTGCTTTTGTTTTAATGTTTATTTATATTAAAATATCTAGCATTAAATTAAAAATTAATTTAAAATCTGTTCTTAGGTTATCTATTGCGGGTGTAATTATAGCCTTGCATTGGATTACTTTTTTTGCTTCAATAAAGGAGTCCAATATATCTATTGCTTTAGCTATGTTTTCAACTGGTGCTTTCTTTGCTTCATTGATAGAGCCAATTATATATAAACGTACCATTATTTGGTATGAAATTCTTTTCGGAATTATTGTAATTATCGGAGTGTTTATAATATTACAAAGTGAAATAAGATATCTAAAAGGCATTATGTTAGGTATTTTATCAGCTTTTTTTTCATCATTATTTGCAGTACTTAATGGTGTGTTTTTAAAACGTCATACTGCGACAGTTATTTCGTTTTATGAGTTCTTAAGTGGTGTTTTATTTATTTCTCTTTATATATTGTTTTTTGGAGAAGGTTTTTCATTTGAATTCTTTAATTTAAGTCAATTAGACTTTGTTTACCTTTTTATATTGGCATCTATTTGTACGGCCTATGCTTTTATTGCTTCCGTATATGTAATGAAGTTAATTAGCCCATATACAGTTGTTTTAACTTATAATTTAGAACCTGTTTATGGTATAATAATAGCGTTTATACTATTTCCCGAAAAAGAAAGAATGAGTGCAGCTTTTTACTATGGCGCAAGCATTATCATTGCTATTGTTTTGTTAAATGGTCTGATAAAAAATAGTAGTATTGTAAAAAGAAAACAATCTTAG
- a CDS encoding acetyl-CoA carboxylase carboxyltransferase subunit alpha: MEYLEFELPIKELEDQLQKCKVIGEESEVDVTETCAQIALKLKEAQKNIYKNLTAWQRVQMSRHPDRPYTLDYIKALCGESFLELHGDRSFKDDKAMIGGLGKIGDQSYMFIGQQKGYNTKTRQYRNFGMANPEGYRKALRLMKSAEKFGIPVVTLLDTPGAYPGLEAEERGQGEAIARNILEMARLKVPIITIVVGEGASGGALGIGVGDRVLMLENTWYSVISPESCSSILWRSWEYKEQAAEALKLTAIDMKKLKLVDEIIKEPLGGAHRNREKTFLAVRNAISKSFDQLKNLSPKDLVSQRMEKYTQMGVYKG; encoded by the coding sequence ATGGAATATTTAGAATTTGAACTCCCTATAAAAGAACTTGAAGATCAGCTTCAAAAATGTAAAGTAATTGGGGAAGAGAGTGAAGTAGATGTTACAGAAACATGTGCACAAATAGCCTTAAAGCTTAAAGAAGCTCAAAAAAATATTTATAAAAACTTGACTGCTTGGCAACGTGTACAAATGTCTCGCCATCCAGATAGACCTTATACTTTAGATTATATTAAAGCACTATGTGGTGAATCTTTTTTAGAATTACACGGCGATAGAAGTTTTAAAGATGATAAAGCCATGATTGGTGGTTTAGGTAAAATTGGAGACCAAAGTTATATGTTTATTGGTCAGCAAAAAGGCTATAATACAAAAACACGTCAATATAGAAATTTTGGAATGGCTAATCCAGAAGGATATCGTAAAGCATTACGATTAATGAAGTCTGCCGAGAAATTTGGGATTCCTGTTGTAACACTATTAGATACACCAGGTGCATACCCAGGATTGGAAGCTGAAGAACGCGGACAAGGAGAAGCTATTGCTAGGAATATATTAGAAATGGCACGATTAAAAGTTCCTATTATTACTATAGTTGTAGGAGAAGGAGCTTCTGGTGGCGCATTAGGTATAGGAGTTGGAGATAGGGTACTTATGCTAGAAAATACTTGGTATTCTGTTATTTCTCCAGAATCTTGTTCGTCAATTTTATGGCGTAGTTGGGAATATAAAGAACAAGCTGCAGAAGCTTTAAAATTAACAGCTATAGACATGAAGAAGCTTAAGTTAGTTGATGAAATTATAAAAGAGCCATTAGGTGGTGCACATAGAAATAGAGAGAAAACATTTTTAGCAGTAAGAAATGCTATTTCTAAATCTTTTGACCAACTTAAAAACTTATCACCAAAGGATTTAGTATCTCAACGTATGGAAAAATATACTCAAATGGGTGTCTATAAAGGGTAA
- a CDS encoding phosphoribosyltransferase family protein encodes MNNVILNHSEINHKIRRIAFQIYESNVNESEIIIAGIDSNGYILAKKLKSALQKISDINPILCKVIIDKKNPWKPIKTSIKAEEYKNKSLVLVDDVLNSGTTLIYGVKHFLDVPLKQFKTAVLVNRNHKKYPVKADFKGISLSTSLHEHVEVILEGKAYEVILE; translated from the coding sequence ATGAATAATGTGATATTAAACCATAGCGAAATTAACCATAAAATAAGACGCATTGCTTTCCAGATATATGAAAGTAATGTAAATGAATCAGAAATTATTATAGCTGGTATTGACAGTAATGGTTATATCCTTGCAAAGAAACTAAAATCAGCTTTACAAAAAATATCAGATATTAATCCGATACTTTGTAAAGTTATTATTGATAAAAAAAACCCTTGGAAACCTATTAAAACATCAATAAAAGCAGAAGAATACAAAAATAAATCTTTAGTTTTAGTTGATGATGTTTTAAATTCTGGCACCACTTTAATATATGGTGTAAAGCACTTTTTAGATGTACCTCTAAAACAATTTAAAACAGCTGTTTTAGTAAACAGGAATCATAAAAAATATCCTGTTAAAGCAGATTTTAAAGGTATTTCATTATCTACCTCATTACACGAACATGTAGAAGTTATTCTTGAAGGAAAAGCTTATGAGGTGATTTTAGAATAA